In a genomic window of Lycium ferocissimum isolate CSIRO_LF1 chromosome 9, AGI_CSIRO_Lferr_CH_V1, whole genome shotgun sequence:
- the LOC132029971 gene encoding mediator of RNA polymerase II transcription subunit 28 — protein sequence MADRQQTPESQMQSPASRDDMIACVMSLETALLPCLPARELQAIDRSAHPYHQIDVERHARDFMEAAKKLQLYLIGLQREDLPSKPDMLRKDIAKMEQELKAKTELISKQERLIQEWRKELKDQLDKHDMELERV from the exons ATGGCTGATCGACAGCAAACTCCAGAATCACAGATGCAATCTCCTGCTTCAAGGGATGACATGATTGCCTGTGTGATGTCATTAGAGACTGCTTTGCTTCCCTGCTTGCCTGCAAGAGAGCTCCAGGCAATTGACCGTTCAGCCCATCCTTATCATCAGA TTGATGTTGAGAGGCATGCCAGAGATTTCATGGAAGCAGCAAAAAAGCTTCAACTTTATTTGATTGGGTTGCAACGCGAGGATTTGCCTTCCAAGCCAGATATGCTTAGAAAG GATATTGCAAAAATGGAACAAGAGTTGAAAGCAAAAACGGAGCTTATAAGCAAGCAGGAGAGACTGATCCAAGAATGGAGGAAGGAGTTGAAGGACCAATTAGACAAACACGACATGGAGTTGGAAAGGGTGTAA